A genomic stretch from Peromyscus eremicus chromosome 6, PerEre_H2_v1, whole genome shotgun sequence includes:
- the Znf639 gene encoding zinc finger protein 639 isoform X2: MNEYPKKRKRKTLHPSRYSDSSGISRITDGVSGIFSDHCYSVCSMRQPDLKYFDNKEKSADVEVCDEECDSPESVHQHTQEESPIEVHTSEDVPIAVEVHAISEDYDIEAENNSSESLQDQTDEEPPAKLCKILDKSQALNVTAQQKWPLLRANSSGLYKCELCEFNSKYFSDLKQHMILKHKRTDSNVCRVCKESFSTNMLLIEHTKLHEEVPYICKYCDYKTVIFENLSQHIADTHFSDHLYWCEQCDVQFSSSSELYLHFQEHSRDEQYLCQFCEHETGDPEDLHSHVVNEHARRLIELSDKCSGGGHGQCSLLSKITFDKCKNFFVCQVCGFRSRLHTNVNRHVAIEHTKIFPHVCDDCGKGFSSMLEYCKHLNSHISEGIYLCQYCEYSTGQIEDLKIHLDFKHSADLPHKCSDCLMRFGNERELISHLPVHETT, encoded by the exons ATGAATGAAtatcctaaaaaaagaaaaaggaagacttTACACCCTTCTCGTTATTCAG atTCTTCTGGAATAAGCAGAATCACAGATGGAGTCAGTGGAATCTTTTCTGATCATTGTTACAGTGTCTGCTCCATGAGACAGCCAGACTTAAAATACTTTGACAACAAAG AAAAGTCTGCTGATGTTGAAGTTTGTGATGAAGAGTGTGACTCACCTGAGTCAGTGCATCAGCATACTCAAGAGGAAAGCCCTATAGAGGTTCACACCTCAGAGGACGTCCCAATTGCTGTAGAAGTTCATGCGATTTCTGAAGATTATGATATAGAGGCAGAGAACAATTCCTCCGAGAGCCTCCAAGACCAGACGGATGAAGAACCACCAGCTAAACTCTGCAAAATACTTGACAAGAGCCAAGCTTTGAATGTGACTGCCCAACAGAAGTGGCCTTTACTGAGAGCCAACAGCAGTGGCCTCTACAAGTGTGAACTCTGTGAATTCAACAGTAAGTATTTTTCTGACCTAAAGCAGCATATGATCCTGAAACACAAGCGCACTGACTCAAATGTGTGTCGAGTGTGCAAGGAAAGCTTTTCTACCAATATGCTTCTCATTGAGCATACCAAACTTCATGAAGAAGTCCCTTACATCTGTAAGTACTGTGACTATAAGACAGTGATCTTTGAGAACCTCAGCCAGCACATTGCAGACACCCACTTCAGCGACCACCTGTATTGGTGTGAGCAGTGTGATGTGCAGTTCTCTTCAAGCAGTGAGCTCTACCTGCACTTCCAGGAGCACAGCCGCGATGAGCAGTACCTATGCCAGTTCTGTGAGCACGAGACAGGGGACCCTGAGGACCTGCACAGCCACGTGGTCAATGAGCATGCTCGAAGACTGATCGAGCTGAGTGACAAGTGCAGCGGTGGTGGGCATGGGCAGTGCAGCCTTCTAAGCAAGATCACCTTTGACAAATGCAAAAACTTCTTCGTGTGTCAAGTCTGTGGATTCCGGAGCAGACTTCACACAAATGTGAACAGACACGTTGCTATCGAGCATACTAAAATATTCCCTCATGTCTGTGATGACTGTGGGAAGGGCTTTTCCAGCATGTTAGAATATTGCAAGCATCTAAATTCACATATATCTGAAGGGATTTATTTATGCCAATATTGTGAATATTCAACAGGACAAATTGAAGATCTTAAAATTCATCTTGATTTCAAGCATTCAGCTGACTTGCCTCATAAATGCAGTGACTGCCTGATGAGGTTTGGGAATGAAAGGGAATTAATCAGTCACCTTCCAGTCCACGAGACTACCTGA
- the Znf639 gene encoding zinc finger protein 639 isoform X1, with the protein MNEYPKKRKRKTLHPSRYSDSSGISRITDGVSGIFSDHCYSVCSMRQPDLKYFDNKDDDSDPETSNDLPKFTDGTKARNRNQNYLVPSPVLRILDHTVFSTEKSADVEVCDEECDSPESVHQHTQEESPIEVHTSEDVPIAVEVHAISEDYDIEAENNSSESLQDQTDEEPPAKLCKILDKSQALNVTAQQKWPLLRANSSGLYKCELCEFNSKYFSDLKQHMILKHKRTDSNVCRVCKESFSTNMLLIEHTKLHEEVPYICKYCDYKTVIFENLSQHIADTHFSDHLYWCEQCDVQFSSSSELYLHFQEHSRDEQYLCQFCEHETGDPEDLHSHVVNEHARRLIELSDKCSGGGHGQCSLLSKITFDKCKNFFVCQVCGFRSRLHTNVNRHVAIEHTKIFPHVCDDCGKGFSSMLEYCKHLNSHISEGIYLCQYCEYSTGQIEDLKIHLDFKHSADLPHKCSDCLMRFGNERELISHLPVHETT; encoded by the exons ATGAATGAAtatcctaaaaaaagaaaaaggaagacttTACACCCTTCTCGTTATTCAG atTCTTCTGGAATAAGCAGAATCACAGATGGAGTCAGTGGAATCTTTTCTGATCATTGTTACAGTGTCTGCTCCATGAGACAGCCAGACTTAAAATACTTTGACAACAAAG ATGATGATTCTGATCCTGAGACATCAAATGACTTGCCCAAATTTACAGATGGAACTAAGGCCAGAAATAGGAATCAGAACTACTTGGTTCCCAGTCCGGTGCTTAGAATTCTAGACCACACTGTCTTTTCCACAG AAAAGTCTGCTGATGTTGAAGTTTGTGATGAAGAGTGTGACTCACCTGAGTCAGTGCATCAGCATACTCAAGAGGAAAGCCCTATAGAGGTTCACACCTCAGAGGACGTCCCAATTGCTGTAGAAGTTCATGCGATTTCTGAAGATTATGATATAGAGGCAGAGAACAATTCCTCCGAGAGCCTCCAAGACCAGACGGATGAAGAACCACCAGCTAAACTCTGCAAAATACTTGACAAGAGCCAAGCTTTGAATGTGACTGCCCAACAGAAGTGGCCTTTACTGAGAGCCAACAGCAGTGGCCTCTACAAGTGTGAACTCTGTGAATTCAACAGTAAGTATTTTTCTGACCTAAAGCAGCATATGATCCTGAAACACAAGCGCACTGACTCAAATGTGTGTCGAGTGTGCAAGGAAAGCTTTTCTACCAATATGCTTCTCATTGAGCATACCAAACTTCATGAAGAAGTCCCTTACATCTGTAAGTACTGTGACTATAAGACAGTGATCTTTGAGAACCTCAGCCAGCACATTGCAGACACCCACTTCAGCGACCACCTGTATTGGTGTGAGCAGTGTGATGTGCAGTTCTCTTCAAGCAGTGAGCTCTACCTGCACTTCCAGGAGCACAGCCGCGATGAGCAGTACCTATGCCAGTTCTGTGAGCACGAGACAGGGGACCCTGAGGACCTGCACAGCCACGTGGTCAATGAGCATGCTCGAAGACTGATCGAGCTGAGTGACAAGTGCAGCGGTGGTGGGCATGGGCAGTGCAGCCTTCTAAGCAAGATCACCTTTGACAAATGCAAAAACTTCTTCGTGTGTCAAGTCTGTGGATTCCGGAGCAGACTTCACACAAATGTGAACAGACACGTTGCTATCGAGCATACTAAAATATTCCCTCATGTCTGTGATGACTGTGGGAAGGGCTTTTCCAGCATGTTAGAATATTGCAAGCATCTAAATTCACATATATCTGAAGGGATTTATTTATGCCAATATTGTGAATATTCAACAGGACAAATTGAAGATCTTAAAATTCATCTTGATTTCAAGCATTCAGCTGACTTGCCTCATAAATGCAGTGACTGCCTGATGAGGTTTGGGAATGAAAGGGAATTAATCAGTCACCTTCCAGTCCACGAGACTACCTGA